Genomic window (Bacteroidales bacterium):
GAGCCCGGGTACATGCTCAAGCGCTCCATATTTGCTGTTATTGATCTCTCCCTGGCTGTACCCGTCAAAGTGGTTGATGTGATCCGGAGCCCTCAGGGCATCGTCCATGTGACATAATCCATGCCATACCCTATATTTGTCGTTTACCCGCATGTGGCACATCTGAACGGGCAGGTAGTATTCCAGTGTGGGCTGCCAGACGTGCCTGTCATATATGTCACTGTTGATTTCAAACGGGAGGGTTTTCTTAGTGCCATATACTACCCGGTATATGCCTTCTTGAGTAATATCGGAGAAATCGAATTGAATGTATTGATAACGGAGGAATTCGCCCCAAGGATCCGGGTTTTCCGATAAAACCGTTTCTTCTTCACCATTGGGAAGAACTCGTTTTAACTTTACTTCTCCGAATGTATTTTCCCGCTTATCCAGTTCTACCACGGCTGTTTTATCCTGATCGGGATGATAACCCACCTGCGATATGTGAATGACCGGGTCGTATTTCCAGCCGGGCTTTGCATGAGGTGTGACCACCCATTCTATGGCATTTTCAGTGGCTCCTTCAGGTATCGTTGATCGTACTACAAACCATCCGTTGTTGTGTTTTCCCCTGCCATCCAGGAGTGTCAGCTCCCCGTTCGGGCTTTTGATCTGCATCCTCCTGGCATCGTCTTCCGGGGCAATGGTGAGGGTTTTGCCTTCCGCCAAAGGCTTTATGTGAAGTTCTCCTTCAGCGTTCCTTCTCATCGGGCCATTGGCCTGCCGGGGAAAGATTCCCGAGGAATCGTCCATGTAGTAATATTTTCCATATAACAAACCCGGGAAGAGTTCCATATTGAATCCCACCTTACCAATCCATTCCTCAGGCAAAGGTTCCTCCAGATCCACCGTTACGCGGAACGAGCGGCCTTCTGTCTGTACATTAACTTTATAATCAAATTGAAGGTCGGGATAGATCATGGGGTTGAAGCCCTGCCGGTGGCGGCTGGAATCGGGGTAGCTCATGGTCATGCTGATGCGCTGCTCCCCTTGATCAACCGTACGTTCGCCTTTTTTGGGCAGGGGCTGCCACTGACCCGGAGCAGGGCCAAGCCGGATATCGCCATTGGTGGCTATGCGCTTCCCGTTCTGAATGATCGAAACGCCACCCTGGTGGCCTTCGGGATAAAAATCGTCAAAAACCATCACGTTCAGGCCCGGCATTTCAAAGTAATCTTTGTCGTTGAGGGTAAGCTTTTGGTCCTGGGCGTGTGACCAGGTAAAAGAACCCAGAGATACGATGAATGAAAAGATGATAGAAGTGAATGTTTTGGAGTGTCTCGCACACATAGGCCTGAGATTTTATTTGTTTATGGGGCATCGAATATACCAAAAAAATGAAAATTGAGAGTTTCTGTGTTGAATTATTCGGGTTAAGAATGCCCGGATATTTTTTTAATGGATCCAGCCGGACGCCATAATTGTTGTGGGAACGCACGGCCGTGCGTATCTGCTGAAAGAGAAATAAAAAATTCTGAAAAGTTTTCATTTTCATCTCCAGATCATGGGGGGAAGGTTATGGGTAATCTCATTTATGGCCCCGCACTCCGTGGAGGGTTATTAGAATTACATTCTTTATCTCCACGTCAGGGAGAAGGTTTTTAGAATTACATTTTTCATCTCCACGTCACGGAGAAGGGTATTAGAATTACATTTTTCATCTCCACGTCACGGAGAAGGGTATTAGAATTACATTTTTCATCTCCGCGTCATGGAGAAGGGTATTAGAATTACATTTTTCATCTCCGCGTCATGGAGAAGGGTATTAGAATTACATTTTTCATCTCTGCGTCATGGAGAAGGCTATTAGAATTATCATTTTCATCTCCGTGACCAGGAGAAGGTTATGTCCGTATTCATTGATTTCCTATCACCGTTAGCATTTTTTTTAAATAATTTATTCATTGAGGTATTACACACCACTGGCTACCAGATCGCCCACTTCCGAAGTTGAATAGCCCATTTTTCCGACGCTCATACTCTTCAGCTTATTTCCGGTAACATTCATGATGGATTGTTCCACAGCCCTGGAAGCTTCCATCTCATTGAAATATTCCAGCATCATGGAAGTGCAGGATATGGCCGCAAGCGGATTGATGATCCCTTTTCCGGTATATTTGGGAGCAGAGCCTCCAATGGGTTCAAACATACTTACCCCTTCGGGATTCAGGTTTCCTCCGGCAGCAATGCCCATGCCGCCCTGGGTCATGGCGCCCAGATCGGTAATAATGTCGCCGAACATATTGCCGGTGACCAGCACATCAAACCATTCCGGATTTTTAACCATCCACATACAGGTAGCATCCACATGGTAATAATCCCTTCTGATGTCCGGGTAGTCTTTCTCACCGATCTCATGGAAAGCCCGTTCCCAAAGATCGTATACATAAGTCAGCACGTTAGTTTTGCCGCACAGACCAACGGTTTTGTCTTTATTTCTTTTTTGGGCATACTCAAAGGCAAAGCGCAGGCAACGCTCCACCTGGTGGCGGTTATACACCATGCTCTGAACGGCTACCTCGTGCGGAGTGTTTTTCATGGATATGCCTCCTGTTCCGGTGTATAAGCCCCCTGAGTTCTCTCTTACCACAACATAATCAATGTCTTCAGGACCTTTGTCCTTCAAGGGGGTTTCAACGCCTGGATACAATTTCACCGGACGCAGGTTGATGTATTGATCCAGCTCAAAACGAAGCTTCAGCAATATTCCCTTTTCCAGCACGCCGGGTTTTACATCGGGATGTCCAATGGCGCCGAGATATATGGCATCGAATTGTTTGAAATCTTCAATAGCCGAGTCAGGGAGTATTTCTCCCGTTTTCATATATCTCTCCCCGCCGAAATCAAAATGGGTGAAATCAAAGGAAAAGTCATACTTTTCCGATACTGCATTGAGTACTTTGATTCCTTCGCTGACGACTTCAGGTCCTGTCCCGTCGCCGGGGATTACTGCAATGTTGTACTTTTTACTCATAATGACATTATTTTTAAGGTAAGATAAAGGTAGCAATAATACACAAATGTTAACAAAATATCAAATTGACATTCGATATTAATATTATCTGCTCTTCATTATAACTATAACAGGATATGTAATTCTCCTTGTAAAATACATGCTTTAATTTTTTTAAGCACAGTATTTTTTGCAGGGATAGTGAAAAATAATCTACAGAAAGATGCAATTTTGAAATAGAATGGTTACGTTTGTTAACAAAAGAATGATTATGAGGAATTATAAAAATATGATCAGTACAGTTATTGTATTTGTTAATTGTTTTCTTTTCCGTACAATCTTAAATAAAATGTTTGAAAATTATGGTGCAATGAAAAATGAGAAGATAATTTAATGAAAGATTAAAACCATCTGTAAAATGAAACTTACCAACCCATTTTTCTTATTTCTTTTTTTAATTGCTTTATTTCAGACCAAAGGGATATTTGGACAATATCCCAATCACGAACTGGATCAGTATCCTGTAGAGTGGAACAGCCGCTGGATATCCCACCCTGAAATTGATGGCGCCTCATACAACCTGCTTCATTTCAGGAAGGTTTTTGAAATGGAAGAGGTACCCGATCAATTTATAGTCCATGTCAGTGGAGACAATCGCTATCGTTTGTATGTGAATGGGGAAGAAGTTTGTTATGGCCCTCAGCTAGCTGATGTCCGTCACTGGCGCTATGAAACCGTAGATTTGGCTCCCTACCTGAAAGAAGGTAAAAATGTAATAGGTGCTCAGGTTATGAACTGGGGTATTGACCGAAGTTATGGTATCATATCCCATAGAACAGCCTTCCTGCTGCAGGGCTATTCGAGGAAAGAAACATTTTTGAATACGGATTATGACAGCAACTGGAAGGTACTTCAAAACAAAGCCATGCATGAAAAAACGGTACATTGGATAACAGGAGACCAGATAGTCGGGGGTTTTTATGCTTCCAATCCCACCGATTCGGTTGTGGCCGAAAATTATCCATGGAAGTGGAAGGAAGCAGGATATATAGACCATCACTGGAAAGAACCCAAAGTGCTCTTTTCTAAACCAAAAACCAATGCAGGCGCAGGACATGGATGGATTTTACAACCTCGTACGACCCCTATCCAGAAAAGTGAGAAGGAACCCTTTA
Coding sequences:
- a CDS encoding glycoside hydrolase produces the protein MCARHSKTFTSIIFSFIVSLGSFTWSHAQDQKLTLNDKDYFEMPGLNVMVFDDFYPEGHQGGVSIIQNGKRIATNGDIRLGPAPGQWQPLPKKGERTVDQGEQRISMTMSYPDSSRHRQGFNPMIYPDLQFDYKVNVQTEGRSFRVTVDLEEPLPEEWIGKVGFNMELFPGLLYGKYYYMDDSSGIFPRQANGPMRRNAEGELHIKPLAEGKTLTIAPEDDARRMQIKSPNGELTLLDGRGKHNNGWFVVRSTIPEGATENAIEWVVTPHAKPGWKYDPVIHISQVGYHPDQDKTAVVELDKRENTFGEVKLKRVLPNGEEETVLSENPDPWGEFLRYQYIQFDFSDITQEGIYRVVYGTKKTLPFEINSDIYDRHVWQPTLEYYLPVQMCHMRVNDKYRVWHGLCHMDDALRAPDHINHFDGYSQGEINNSKYGALEHVPGL
- a CDS encoding 3-isopropylmalate dehydrogenase, whose protein sequence is MSKKYNIAVIPGDGTGPEVVSEGIKVLNAVSEKYDFSFDFTHFDFGGERYMKTGEILPDSAIEDFKQFDAIYLGAIGHPDVKPGVLEKGILLKLRFELDQYINLRPVKLYPGVETPLKDKGPEDIDYVVVRENSGGLYTGTGGISMKNTPHEVAVQSMVYNRHQVERCLRFAFEYAQKRNKDKTVGLCGKTNVLTYVYDLWERAFHEIGEKDYPDIRRDYYHVDATCMWMVKNPEWFDVLVTGNMFGDIITDLGAMTQGGMGIAAGGNLNPEGVSMFEPIGGSAPKYTGKGIINPLAAISCTSMMLEYFNEMEASRAVEQSIMNVTGNKLKSMSVGKMGYSTSEVGDLVASGV